The genomic window TTTCAGCTCCTGGAGGAAGGTGGACGATTCTGTGAGCTTTCTCTGCCGCTCTTCGAGTTGCTGGGTTTTCACTCGATAGTAATCCCTCAGATACTGGGTTTTCTGGTAGATCTGCTGATCGAGGGTCAACGCCCGCTCCTCGTTTCCCGCTTCCTGTGCCTGAAGTTTCTGCTCCTGGAGGGCCTTTATTTCGGCGGTAAGTCGGTTCACCTCCTCCTGGATCTCTGTCTTGAAACGTTCTATCTCTCTCACCGCCGAAGAGTTTCGGAAAAAGGCCATCGCCACCCTGTTGATGTCGACCACGGCCACTGTGATGAGCTCCTCTCCAGGGGCGATCGTGCTTCCGAGTAAGAGAAGTCCTGTCACGAAGATGAGTATACGCTTCATGGGTCCCTCCCGCTCTAATAGAGGTCATATCCGATGGTAAACACGAAATCCAGACCCAGCGAGTCGGGGAACAGACTCCCCTCCTGCCATTCTATCTTGTCGTCCACCACCTTGAAACGCTTGGCTATGTAGAACCGGAGAGGGAACTGAGGGATGACGAACCGGATCCCTCCTCCTACCCCGAACCGGTAGTTTTCCAGGGGAATGTCCCAAGGAGCCGTCACATCCACCGAAAACGCGGGAAAATCGAAATAGAAGTCCCACCACATGATCTGTTCGATAAGGGGCATTCGGAGCTCTATCCAGTTGTCCCAGAGGGTCCTCCCCCCTCCGATGGGTTCTCTTGGCCATCCTCTCCCCACAAAGAAACCGTCGACATAGAGTTGATCCAAAGAAGTGGCTTGATAGGTGGCACCTTCAGGAACCCAGAACTGGTCCAGGTTATACGTGAGCCTCGTGTGAGCGGCGAGCACCCACTTGAAGTTCCAATTCTCGGCTACGGGAATGTCGAAGAGGGTGAGATACCCTTCCATCTTTGTGGTAGGCTGGATATAGTGACGGCTTCCCCCCAGGAACCCTCCCACGAAGAGGAGCTGTTGGCTGAGATAGTATCCCGAGCTGGGACTGTAGAAGATATCCCGCGTATCGAGAGAGACTCCGAGGTTCCATTTGTTGACAAACAACCACTTCCCTCTGTTTTCCCGCGTCGTGGGGTCGAAAGGACGATATCTGCTCGCATCGTAGTCGAGAGTGGTGAGTGAAGTGGAAAAGTAGGTACTGGGAGTGAGTCTCCCCACAGGTGTATAAAAACGGTATCCCGTATTGATTCCGAAAGAGATCGCCCATGTTTCGTAGCTCATGAGATATTCTTCAGGTATATTGAAGCCGTTTCTCCGTGCGTACTCGTAATCGGTTATCACGTCTCCGGCGTCGATCTGTTCCTGGGAAGGGTTGGGCACGATCTCTCCAGTCTCCGCATCCACCCATTGCCCTGTATAGAGGCCATTGTCAGGAACGGCGTTGTCCTCATTCCCGGTGAAGATTATCCCATCTATAGCAGTGTCCTGGGGAATTGTCTTCCCGGTATCCTTGTGAGAGATGCTCAAACTCACTCCACCCGTCCACCGTTTCCCGAAAAGCCATCTGTCAGTGTAGTTGAATCCGAGGGTTTGTTCATTTGGTGCCGCCGTCAGGTTCACACCGAAGTCGAGCCCATAGCCCAGGAAGTTCTGATCACTCCAGGCCACGGTCGCCGCTACAGGGAAATCGCTGCTCCCCCCGAAGTTCACCCCGAACTGGATATTGGCGGTGGGCGCTTCCTCGACATTGATCACCAGGTTCATGAGCCCCTCGGTGCTTCCGGCAGGGGTTTCGGGGGCGATGGAGGTGAAATATTGGAGATTATAGAGATTGCGCAGACCTTCTACGATCTTGGTCTTGCTGAAGACGTCCCCTTCTTCTATGGGGAGCTCCCGGAGGATCACGAAGTCCTTGGTCTTGGTGTTTCCCCTGAGGATGATGTTCTCTATGTGCGCCCGCCCGCGTTCCTCTATCATCACGTGGTAGGAGACGAGATGCTGTTCGGAGTCCTTCTCTTCCCTGAGGTCGATCCGGTTGAAGATGTAGCCGTTCTCGTAGTAAAGGTCGAGGAGCTTCTGGTAATCCCGGCTGAAGGCGGTGCGGTCGAAGATATCTCCTTCTTCGAGAGAGAAAAGCTCCCGGAGCCGTTCGGTGGAAAAGATCTTGTTGCCTTCGAAAGTGATTCCTCCGAACCGGTACTGTTCCCCTTCCGAGAGATAGATGGTGATGTGGAGGTAGTGACGATCCCCCTCTATCTCCTCGGTCTTTTCCACGTGGGTGATCCGTGCGTCGATATAGCCGCGTTGGGCGTAGTAGTCTTCGATCTTCCTGAGATCCTCCTGGAATGTCTGTTCGTTGTATACTCCACTCACGAGGAACCCTTGTGGTTTGGTCTTCATGAGTCCCCGGAGCGTCTTTTCAGGATAAAGCAGGTTGCCCGAGAAGGTGATGGACCTCACGATGATCTGGGGACCTTCCGAGATCACGAAGACCACCTCGGTCCCCCGGTCCCCTTCCCGCAGGACTCCTTCCACGGAGGCCTCGGGAAAACCTTTCTCATGATAGAGCTCTATGATGGCACGCTCGTCGGCTCTGAGTTTCGCCTGGGTGACCATGTCGCCCCGTTTCAGGAGTATGGTGTCGAGGAGTTCCGAGTCCCTGACCCTCTGATTCCCTTCGAAGGTGATCCGATCCACAGAAGGGAATTCTTTCACCTCGAAGTGGATGATCACCGCTGAGTAGTTTTCATCGGCGGGTTGTGCGCTGGGGATGATTTCATCGAAATATTCCAGGGCGTAGAGCTTGCTCTGGATCTCCCAGAACAAATCGTTGGTGAAGATCTTCCCCACATAGGGCCTGAGAATCCCCCGGATCTCGTTTTCAGACACGGCCGAGAGCCCTGAGAACGAGAACTCTTTTATCGGTTTGCCGAGATACCAATCGGGAGGAGGTTCTTGAGTGAAGAGCGGAAGAGAGATCACTACCGACAGGAGGAGGATGATAAAACGACGCGTTACTCTCATGAACACTCCTTTCCTCATGCTAATAAGTAAATCGCCACTTCAAAGAAATCGTCTGATCGGGGATGAAGAGTTCTTCCGGATGCTCGGGAGCGAACTTCCAGGAGAGGAGGAAGAACGGAGTATCCCATTCAACCGTCACCTCTACATTCACCTCGAACCCTCCGAAGCTTCGAACCTCCGAAGCGAGGGGGTTCTCCGCTGCAATCTGGAAGAGGGATTCCAGAAACACATCGGAGCCAAGATACTTCCCCACCAGGATAGTGGTATTGTCGAGATACTTTCCAAGAGATGGCGATTGCCTGTCAAGAGGGTACTCAGGGGACTGGAGGGCGCTCTCGAGAACGTTCTGGAAGAGGTGTGTCCGTACCGAAAAGACGTCCAGCCCGAAGGTCTTCTTCACCGAGGTCTCGAACTCCCTCATGAGGGCGAACTGGCTCACGAGGTCGGTGGTGAGTCCTACGAGGGAGACCGGACTGAGGAATCCCTCGGCGAACTCCTCGTTGAACCGCTGACCGAGTACGATGTTGAGATCCTCAGGAGGAAGCGGAGGATCCGACTCGAAACGGGGTGAGAACTGGGAGAGCGGGGTGTTGTAGGAGACGAGATAAATCCTTATGGGGTCTCCCTTGTAGAAGTCCCTCATCTCGGCTCGAACGGTGATCCGGGGATCGAATTTGTCCTGGTTTTCCTGAAAGAGGATGCTGCCTTCCCTCACATAGAAGCTTCGTTCGAAGTAGAAGACTTCCCCCCCCCGCAATCCGATATTCCCCTCCAGGGAGAAGCTCCCCTCACCCCCGTGGGCGGTGTACCGGAGTCTTTCCCCGGTATCGGCATAGAGTCGGAGGATCGGCAGGGTCCTCGTGGGCCACACGAACTGCACATCGGGACCCGATTGGATTCGGAGATCTATCTCGAGGGGAACGGGTTCCCCTTTTCCCGGGGCCTCAGTCCTCCTTTGAGCAAGTGTCACCACCGTGGACTCGGCCAAGATATCTCCAGCGATGGAGAGGTACTGGGGGGTCTGTTCGATGGTCACGAACCCTGCCGCATAGCCGTCTACCTGAAGGGTTCCGAAATCGTAGAGGATGTGGAGTCTGTTGGGGGAAAGGGTGGCGATGGAGATCTGGAAGAACGGGAGACTCCATGCCTCTCTCGTGAAAGCACCCGAGAGGATCACGGTGGCGTCTCCTGCAGTGATTCTAGAGGGGAGGATCTGGAATCCTTCTCCCTGGAACTCCAACTCCAGACGTTCGGACGAGATTTCTTCGGGTACGAGGAAGAACACACCCCTGAGGTCTCTGCCCTCGAGGTTCCCCGTGAGGGTCGGATCTCGGGGGTCTCCCTCGAGGGAAACCTCACCGGTGAGGATTCCCTCGCGAATCCTCACCACGCCCAGATCGAAGAGCGGTTGAAACGATTTCACGTCGATTCGCGAGAATGCCAGGGTGAGTGAAAGATGCTCTTCACGGATCGTTCCTTTGATACTCCCCTGCAGAGGAAGGGGTGAACTGAAACTCGCATCGAGTGTTCCTTCCTCGAAGGAAAAGGCAAGGCTCGCTGCGTTCGACGGACCGCCTCTGAGCGTGACACCCGCACGCGTATAGGCGAACAGGAACCTCCAGACGGGTTGTCCCTCTACGAGTGAGACCTTGTGTAGGACGAGCGACCCGGTACAGGAGAGTGAAGGAAGAGAGTGGAGGAAGAGGGAGAGATCTTCGTACCGCTGTTCCACCGTACCGTACAGACTCACCGGAGTGCTCTGTGTCGTCCTGCCTACTGCGAGAGAGAGATCCGTTTCCCCTCTGAAGGTGCCCGAGGAAAGATCGTAGGTCAGATGGAAACCGCTGAGGCGGTGCTGCGCGAGGAGGAGTTCCGAGAGAGAGATGCTCATGGTGGAGGAGCGTTTCTCGAAAGATCCGTTTGCGGCCAGCGGGATGCCGTTGATACTCCCTTCTATCAAAGTGACCGTTCCTTCGAGATCTGGATCGTTCCAGGGCCCCTCGAGGTTTACGGTGGCGGTCAGTCTTCCCCGTGCCTTCTCCCGTGTCCACCTCCCGAGCGGGGCCTCTCTTGCGTGCACGGTGAGGTCGATACGTGAAGAGGAGATGTCTGCCTGAAGGCCGTAGCGTTCCCTGCTCGTCTTCGATTGCAGGACGATCTCTCCTGCCAACCGTCGGCGGGAGAGGAGTCCCTCCAGACCCTCGGGCAGGACCAGGCTCATACTTCCTTCGAGATTGGAGTACGAATCGCCGTAGGAAAGATCGAAGGCTTCGATTCCCGATGGATCGATGGCAATGCGGCCGCTCAGATTCCCTCGAACAGAGGGCAGGAGAAAGAGATCAGTCACCCTCAGATAGGGGACGTAGATCCACCACTCCTCTGCGGTGTGGAACTCGCCCGAGAGGTCGACACTCACCTGCGGAGGGGACTGACCGGGCATCATCGGCAGAGGAAGAGTTCGCGTCTTCCCTCGGAAGACCCATCTGCCCTCTTTCTCCTCCAGGAGAAACGTCAGATTGTCTCCCGACAGGGAGAACCTGTTCTCCCGTAGGATACCCGAGAACCGATAGAGGATATTCTCGACCAACAACTCGCCGGAGAATCTCTGTGTATCCCGAAGCATCAGGGAGAAGGTCCCTTGGAAGGGCACGGTATAGAGGGTGCCCGAGGAAGAAAGGGAGAGCTGATCGGGGGTGAGAGAGAGGGAGAGGGATGCATCCGCCTCCTCAGAGATCGAGAGTACGATGTCCTCCATGCTGGAGACACGATATCGTGACGCGTCGAAATCGAATTCGAGCGCGCCTCTGATGGTGGCCTGCTCGGGGATGAGCGGATGCCACCGTCGTTGCGATCCGGAGAGGGCGAGGGTGAGATCGGACAAGGAGAGATCGCGGAAGAGGAGGAGTCCCTGCCCTCTGAGGGACGACGGACCGGAGGTCGGGAAGAGGTGGGTTTCCCCATAGACATACCCCTCACCTTTCCGGGGGAGGAGGAGCACGTTGAGCGCGTATTCCTGTCGTACGATATCCCCTTCAAAAGAGAGCTCTGCTCTCGAGAGCTCGAATCCCCCCCATGACGCGTCTCCGGAAAAGGCATACCCTTTTATCGCCTCCTTCGATCCCGAGATGTTCACATTGAATCGTCCGCTCATGCGCTCGAACGACGACATCCCCGGAGGTCGGGCCTCCGATATGTGCAACCTGCCCTGGAATGAGAAGGGATGGATGTCGACCAGTCCTTCCATGGAGGCCCTGCCGTATCGGGTGAAGGCAGTAAGATAATCCAGGTGAATCCGGGAATTCTCCCCATCGAGCGAAAAGGCTATCGAATGGAGATCCTTCGAGAGGAACGAAGCCGAACCGCTTCCCGTATAGCGGAGAGTGCGGGAGGGGAGATGATATGAGATTTGAAGGTGGGTCGAATACGTGGCCTCGAGGAAAAATTTCAGATTCGCGGGCATGCTCTCGAGGAGAGATCCCCTGAGTTGGGAGCTCGGTTGAAAGTCCTCGGTGAGCACCATGACGTTGAGTGTGGAGGACGACCATTCATATTCTCCAAGGAGGTCGTATGGGACCGATGCCTGGAGGTTCTGGAAGGAGATGGCGTCGTTTTTTATGGACAACAGAAACCGTTGGGTGGAGAGTTCCATCCTGGTTCCCTGCAACGAGCAGGAAAGCTCCATCTCCATGCTCGGTATGTCCGGGGAAAACGTGCCCCTCGCCCGTATCGGTACGAAGAAGGTCCTCTCCGGGAGTACTCCCTCGTAGTATGCGGCGGTCTCATGAGAGACGTCCAAGAAGAGGGAAGCGCTCAGCGAGTATCGTGCGGATCCATCGTTGCCGGGAGCGATGTCGACACGAAGGTCCCGACCCATGATACGAGACTGGTCAGGGAGTACCATCTGAAAGGTCCCACGACGGATGAGGACCTCGGAAGGTAGTGAAGAGAGTACTCGTTGGAGGGAAAGAGAAGAGGTGAGCCTGGAATGAGACGAGGCAGCATCCTCCGTGGGAGGTGTTTCGCCTGCATTCCAGAACACATGGACATCGGTGAGCTCGATTTTCTTCACCAGGGAGGAGACGTCCCCTCTGAGCAGGGCGAGCGCACTATAGGTGAGTACCCCCTCTCCCACGTATACGACGAACCTCTCTTGGGGGTCTCTCAATTCCACATGTTTGATTTTCACGAAAGGAAAGATGTAGGGCTCGATCGCGCCATAGGAGACTTCGATATCCCATCGGGATTCAAAGTCGTGCACGACCTGGGTGACGAGAAATTGGAGACTTGGTGTTGCACTGTGCCTGAGGGTTAACGAAACTGCCCACGACAGCACAAGAAAGGAGGTCACAAAAATGAGGAGCAGAAACGATGAGGGCAGTCGCTTCGTCATGTCCGTTGTATCACTCCGGGAAATTGCGCTTCGCTTGTTTATCGTATAAATTCTATCACATGTCATCTCGTAAAAAAAGCAGCGGCAGGACGATCCTTTCCCGTTTCGTCGTGTTCGAGGGTATAGACGGTGCGGGAACCACGACACAACTCGGCAAGGTGGCTTCCTCCCTGAAGGGACGTGGTCACACCCTGTGGGAGACACGGGAACCGACCGACGGTCCTGTGGGGACTTTCATCCGGGAATGTCTTGCGAGCGGTCTCTCCTTCCCTGCTTCCGTCTATGCGTACCTGTTCGCCGCTGATCGAGATCTTCACGTCTTCGGAGAAGACGGGGTCATGGTTCGGGTGGGACGGGGGGAAATCGTACTCTGCGACAGGTATCTCCACTCCTCGCTCGCCTATCAGAGCGATTCCGCTCACACGAGGGAATTGGTAGAGGATCTCAATCGCAGGTTCCCGCTCCCGGAGGTGGTGATCTATCTGGATACGCCCGTGGAGGAATGTCTCAGACGTCTTTCCTCGAGACCCCGGAAGGATCTTTTCGAGCAACGGGAGGTGCTCATGAACGTGGCTTCCCGATACAGAGAGGTGCTCCGGACATACGAAGCAGAAGGTGGCAAGGTTCTCTATGTGGATGGCACACAGCCGCCGGATCTCATCTTCCGGGAGATCTTGAAGTTTTTGGAAAGAACACTCGATATCTAACTTAGAGTAAGGTATGAAGCAAGGCCGGCATAGGACGGTGGTTTCTCTCCTCCTCTTTCTCGTGAGCATCCTTCCCCTCCACGGGTACAAGGTGCTCTACGCTGAACAATGGTACCGGCTCTTTCACCTCCACTTCTATCAATACCCGGAACGGTGCGCCGAGAATATCTACTATCTCGAGCAGGCCTTGCGGGCAGACTTCGCCAATCCTCTGAATGCCCTTGCGAGGATCGGGAATCCCACCGAATGGGAGTACTACCGCTACCTCTTCTCCATGCACGTGAGTCTCAAGCTTGTGGAGCAATACCTCCTCTGGGGCTCCAAATACGACAAGCAGGTTGCCTATTTCTACAACGCTCCGTGGAAAGAACAGAATCTCGAGAGTCTGGACAAGGCCGAGGCCCTCTATCGGTACGCACTGGTATACTGGGAAGAAGCGAGGAGATGGGCGGAAAAGGCGGAGCCCTTATCGTATCTCTTCCTTCCCGAGATACAGTACTGGGCCGATGAGCGGGCCAGGATAGCGAACGGGGAACTCGATTACCGACAGATCATCGGCGAGCATCTCGCCCGCCTCCAATCGGTACGCGAGGCCTTCCTCGCCATGGACGAGGATACCTACTGAGACCCTAGATGATGAGCATGGCGTCGCCATAGGAAAAGAATCGATAGCGGTGCTCTATCGCCTTCCTGTAGGCTTCAAGAAGGAGGTCCTTGCCAAGGAAGGCAGAGACCAGAAGGACCAGGGAAGAGCCAGGGGTGTGGAAATTGGTGAAGAGTCGGTCGATCACTCTGAAAGTATACCCTGGATAGATGTAGAGCGAGGTTTCTTGCCATCCACGCTTGAGTCTCCCATGCTCCCAGGCGGACTCGAGCGCTCTTGTCGTTGTCGTCCCCACTGCGCACACAGGGATGTGCTGGCTCTTTGCGCCCTCTATGACCCGTGCGGTTTCTTCTGGGATATAGAACCTCTCCTTATGCATTCTGTGCTCCTCCACGTTTTCGGTCCTCACGGGCTGGAAGGTACCCAGTCCCACGTGGAGGGTGAGGAAGGTTACGGTGTGACGCGATTTCAATTCATCCATCAAAGCAGGGGTGAAGTGGAGTCCCGCAGTGGGGGCGGCCGCTGATCCCGGGTGCCGGGCGAAGACCGTCTGGTATCGTTCCTCATCCTCAGGGAGGTCCGATCGTTTGATATACGGAGGAAGAGGGACGTGGCCATGTCGATCGAGATAGACCTCGTCGATGGGGGGAGAGATGCGGACAAGACGAAGCCCCTCCTCCATGCCTACGATTTCCGCTTCCCGTCCACCAGGAAGCTCGTAGACCACACCTGGCCGTTGTCGTCTGGCCCGTGAAACCACCGCCTTCCACAGAGAGGGCTCGACTTCCTCGAGGAGGAGGATCTCGACCTTTCCTCCGGAATCCCTCCTCGTGGCCAGGAGGCGACTCTTTCTCACCCGGGTATCGTTGAATACCAGGCATGAGGGAGGAAGTATCCAGGGAAGCTCCCTCACGTGCGCGTGTTCGATCCGTCCCGTTTCCCTGTGGACCACCATGAGGCGGGCATCTTCCCTTCGCTGAGCCGGGTGCTGGGCGATGAGCTCTTCAGGAAGATCAAAATAGAAGTCTTTGAGTTTCATCGTCGCTGTCTTTTCCTCTGGGCTGGATGTTGAGATGGTCATATCCTCGAGGCGTGACTATGCGTCCACGAGGGGTCCTCTGGAGGAAACCGCACTGAATCAAGTAGGGCTCATAGAAGTCCTCGAGAGTATCTACACTCTCTCCAAGGGCGATGGCGAGGGATTCCGCACCTACCGGGCCTCCGTCGAACTTCGTGATGATGGTGTCGAGTATGCGCCTGTCGTGTGCCTCGAGACCGGCCTCATCGATGCCCAGGCGATCCATGGTGAGTCGTACGATCTGAGGGGTGATCACGCCTTTCCCGTAGACCTCTGCGAAGTCCCGCGCCCTCCGGAGCATCCTATTGGCGATCCGAGGGGTGCCACGGGAACACGAAGAAAGGAGATCGAATGCGGGTTCTTCCACCTGCAGCCCGAGGATACGGGCGGAGCGGCGGAGAACCTTGATTATGTCCTCTTTTTCATACAAGTTGAAGTGAAATGTTATGCCGAATCGTGAGACAAGGGGCGTCGCCAGTTTCCCGGCCTTGGTCGTGGCCCCCACGAGGGTGAACGGGGGCACGGGTATCCTCACGGTCCGGGCCGAAGGACCTTGGCCTATGATCCAGTCGATGACATAATCCTCCATCGCTACATAGAGCATCTCTTCAATGGCCGGTTTGAGCCTGTGTATCTCGTCGATGAAGAGCACGCTTCGGGGACTGAGAGTGGTGAGTATCCCTGCCAGATCCTTGGGTTTCTCGAGAGCAGGGGCGGACGTGATCCTGAGTTCGACCCCCAACTCGTGGGCGATGATGCTCCCAAGGGTGGTCTTCCCAAGACCGGGCGGCCCACTGAGGAAGACGTGATCGAGAGCTTCCCCACGTTGTCTGGCGGCATGGATGAAGACCCTGAGGTTCTCCTTGATCTCCTCTTTGCCCTGGAACTCCGAAAGAGAGAGAGGACGGAGACGCTCCTCCTGCGCATCCTCCTCCCGTTTCAACGGTGAGAGGGTGTGGTCCATATCCCCATCCTACCCCGTGTCTGAAGGTACGACAAGCCGATCCTCCGGGTCATTCACTCAACCTGATGATCGCTCTTCGCAGTATCTCCTGCTCTTTCCCCTCCACGCCCTCCCCTTCGGACACTTCCCGGATGATATCGGGGAGTACGCGCTCGGCGCGCGCTCTGTCGAACCCCATTTCCACCAAGGCTTCCACGAGTTCTCGATGCGGTCCGGCTTCTTCCGTGTCACCCGTCCCCTGTCTCACGTAACTGCCCTTCAGGGTGAGAAGCAGTTTCTGAGCCGTCTTTTTCCCTATTCCCGGGGTCTTCGCCAGTCGAGCGAGATCCTCTTTCTGAATGATTTCCCGGAAGAGCGGAACCGGGACGGAGGAGATGATCCGCAGCGCCTGTCGGGGCCCGATCCCTTGTACCTTGAGGAGATCCAGAAAGAGCCTGCGCTCCTCCCTCGATGCGAAACCGATCAGGGAAAGGACGTCCTCCCTATGGTAGAGGTACACATGGAGGAGGAGCGAATCCCCGGGGTCGGGGAGCTGCGAGAGAAGACTGCTCGGCACGTCTATCTCCCAGGTGAGTCCCCCGGTTTCGATGAGCACCTTTTCTCCTTCGATGCCCCTATAGACACCACTCAGACTATAGAGCATCTTCTCCCCCCTGGATGGCGAAGGGTGTGCCATGCTGGTGCACGTGGCAGAGTGCGATGGCCAAGGCATCGGAGGCGTGATCCGACATCTTGGTGTCCGGAAGGTCGAGCAGGAGCCTGAGGAAACGTTGGATCTCCGCCTTGTCCGCTCTGCCGTGGCCTACGATGGCTTGTTTCACCATCTGGGGTGCATAGGTATAGACGGGGATGTCCTCCATGGCCGCGGCGAGCGACACCACACCCATGGCCTGGGCCACATAGAAGGCGCTGGTGGTATTACGGGCGAAGAAAAGCTCCTCCATGATGATGGCCTCGGGCGCATACTTCAGGAGGAGCTCCTGCACGTGGCGGAAAATCTTCAGCAACCGTGCGGACTGGGTGTGGCTGGAGGACGTCCTGATGGTACCGGCGACGATGTATTTATGTCCTCGACCGTCGGTCTCTATCACTCCGTAGCCGGTAGTGGCAAGGCCGGGATCGATCCCCAGGTAACGCTTCATTCCACAGTCAGGTCGTCGGGGAGTTCCAGGTTCGTGGAGACCGATTGGACGTCATCGTTGTCCTCGAGCGCCTCGATGAGCTTGAGCACCTTCTCCGCCGTCTCCTTGTCCACGGTGATACGGGCGTCCGGGATGAGGCTGATCTCGGCGGTCTCATATTCGAACCCTTTCTCCGTGAGGCCCTGCTGGACTTCCTCGAAAGACGAGGGGTCGGTGAGCACCTCTATCACCTCCCCGTCGGAGGAGACGTCCTCGGCCCCTGCTTCCAACGCTGCCTCGATGATCTCATCCTCGGTGTATTTCGTCGCATCGAAGGTGATGAGGCCGCGCTTCTTGAAGAGGTAGGACACACACCCGGTTTCTCCCAACGATCCACCGTGCTTGGACAGGATGTGCCTCACCTCCGAGGCCGTGCGGTTCTTGTTGTCGGT from Spirochaeta thermophila DSM 6192 includes these protein-coding regions:
- a CDS encoding OmpH family outer membrane protein, with the protein product MKRILIFVTGLLLLGSTIAPGEELITVAVVDINRVAMAFFRNSSAVREIERFKTEIQEEVNRLTAEIKALQEQKLQAQEAGNEERALTLDQQIYQKTQYLRDYYRVKTQQLEERQRKLTESSTFLQELKNALEYVAETHGFSVIFKSTDPDLLWWHKEVDITDLVIERLMGSAR
- the bamA gene encoding outer membrane protein assembly factor BamA produces the protein MRVTRRFIILLLSVVISLPLFTQEPPPDWYLGKPIKEFSFSGLSAVSENEIRGILRPYVGKIFTNDLFWEIQSKLYALEYFDEIIPSAQPADENYSAVIIHFEVKEFPSVDRITFEGNQRVRDSELLDTILLKRGDMVTQAKLRADERAIIELYHEKGFPEASVEGVLREGDRGTEVVFVISEGPQIIVRSITFSGNLLYPEKTLRGLMKTKPQGFLVSGVYNEQTFQEDLRKIEDYYAQRGYIDARITHVEKTEEIEGDRHYLHITIYLSEGEQYRFGGITFEGNKIFSTERLRELFSLEEGDIFDRTAFSRDYQKLLDLYYENGYIFNRIDLREEKDSEQHLVSYHVMIEERGRAHIENIILRGNTKTKDFVILRELPIEEGDVFSKTKIVEGLRNLYNLQYFTSIAPETPAGSTEGLMNLVINVEEAPTANIQFGVNFGGSSDFPVAATVAWSDQNFLGYGLDFGVNLTAAPNEQTLGFNYTDRWLFGKRWTGGVSLSISHKDTGKTIPQDTAIDGIIFTGNEDNAVPDNGLYTGQWVDAETGEIVPNPSQEQIDAGDVITDYEYARRNGFNIPEEYLMSYETWAISFGINTGYRFYTPVGRLTPSTYFSTSLTTLDYDASRYRPFDPTTRENRGKWLFVNKWNLGVSLDTRDIFYSPSSGYYLSQQLLFVGGFLGGSRHYIQPTTKMEGYLTLFDIPVAENWNFKWVLAAHTRLTYNLDQFWVPEGATYQATSLDQLYVDGFFVGRGWPREPIGGGRTLWDNWIELRMPLIEQIMWWDFYFDFPAFSVDVTAPWDIPLENYRFGVGGGIRFVIPQFPLRFYIAKRFKVVDDKIEWQEGSLFPDSLGLDFVFTIGYDLY
- a CDS encoding translocation/assembly module TamB domain-containing protein produces the protein MKIKHVELRDPQERFVVYVGEGVLTYSALALLRGDVSSLVKKIELTDVHVFWNAGETPPTEDAASSHSRLTSSLSLQRVLSSLPSEVLIRRGTFQMVLPDQSRIMGRDLRVDIAPGNDGSARYSLSASLFLDVSHETAAYYEGVLPERTFFVPIRARGTFSPDIPSMEMELSCSLQGTRMELSTQRFLLSIKNDAISFQNLQASVPYDLLGEYEWSSSTLNVMVLTEDFQPSSQLRGSLLESMPANLKFFLEATYSTHLQISYHLPSRTLRYTGSGSASFLSKDLHSIAFSLDGENSRIHLDYLTAFTRYGRASMEGLVDIHPFSFQGRLHISEARPPGMSSFERMSGRFNVNISGSKEAIKGYAFSGDASWGGFELSRAELSFEGDIVRQEYALNVLLLPRKGEGYVYGETHLFPTSGPSSLRGQGLLLFRDLSLSDLTLALSGSQRRWHPLIPEQATIRGALEFDFDASRYRVSSMEDIVLSISEEADASLSLSLTPDQLSLSSSGTLYTVPFQGTFSLMLRDTQRFSGELLVENILYRFSGILRENRFSLSGDNLTFLLEEKEGRWVFRGKTRTLPLPMMPGQSPPQVSVDLSGEFHTAEEWWIYVPYLRVTDLFLLPSVRGNLSGRIAIDPSGIEAFDLSYGDSYSNLEGSMSLVLPEGLEGLLSRRRLAGEIVLQSKTSRERYGLQADISSSRIDLTVHAREAPLGRWTREKARGRLTATVNLEGPWNDPDLEGTVTLIEGSINGIPLAANGSFEKRSSTMSISLSELLLAQHRLSGFHLTYDLSSGTFRGETDLSLAVGRTTQSTPVSLYGTVEQRYEDLSLFLHSLPSLSCTGSLVLHKVSLVEGQPVWRFLFAYTRAGVTLRGGPSNAASLAFSFEEGTLDASFSSPLPLQGSIKGTIREEHLSLTLAFSRIDVKSFQPLFDLGVVRIREGILTGEVSLEGDPRDPTLTGNLEGRDLRGVFFLVPEEISSERLELEFQGEGFQILPSRITAGDATVILSGAFTREAWSLPFFQISIATLSPNRLHILYDFGTLQVDGYAAGFVTIEQTPQYLSIAGDILAESTVVTLAQRRTEAPGKGEPVPLEIDLRIQSGPDVQFVWPTRTLPILRLYADTGERLRYTAHGGEGSFSLEGNIGLRGGEVFYFERSFYVREGSILFQENQDKFDPRITVRAEMRDFYKGDPIRIYLVSYNTPLSQFSPRFESDPPLPPEDLNIVLGQRFNEEFAEGFLSPVSLVGLTTDLVSQFALMREFETSVKKTFGLDVFSVRTHLFQNVLESALQSPEYPLDRQSPSLGKYLDNTTILVGKYLGSDVFLESLFQIAAENPLASEVRSFGGFEVNVEVTVEWDTPFFLLSWKFAPEHPEELFIPDQTISLKWRFTY
- the tmk gene encoding dTMP kinase produces the protein MSSRKKSSGRTILSRFVVFEGIDGAGTTTQLGKVASSLKGRGHTLWETREPTDGPVGTFIRECLASGLSFPASVYAYLFAADRDLHVFGEDGVMVRVGRGEIVLCDRYLHSSLAYQSDSAHTRELVEDLNRRFPLPEVVIYLDTPVEECLRRLSSRPRKDLFEQREVLMNVASRYREVLRTYEAEGGKVLYVDGTQPPDLIFREILKFLERTLDI
- the queA gene encoding tRNA preQ1(34) S-adenosylmethionine ribosyltransferase-isomerase QueA — encoded protein: MKLKDFYFDLPEELIAQHPAQRREDARLMVVHRETGRIEHAHVRELPWILPPSCLVFNDTRVRKSRLLATRRDSGGKVEILLLEEVEPSLWKAVVSRARRQRPGVVYELPGGREAEIVGMEEGLRLVRISPPIDEVYLDRHGHVPLPPYIKRSDLPEDEERYQTVFARHPGSAAAPTAGLHFTPALMDELKSRHTVTFLTLHVGLGTFQPVRTENVEEHRMHKERFYIPEETARVIEGAKSQHIPVCAVGTTTTRALESAWEHGRLKRGWQETSLYIYPGYTFRVIDRLFTNFHTPGSSLVLLVSAFLGKDLLLEAYRKAIEHRYRFFSYGDAMLII